The following coding sequences are from one Leptolyngbya sp. NIES-3755 window:
- a CDS encoding NMT1/THI5 like domain-containing protein (similar to AA sequence:cyanobase_aa:LBDG_53380), whose protein sequence is MSKLRFLTLFAVALITVFWTVACSPQENQPLAVSTNPWSGYSGHHVAIKKGFYGQAKLQIQDILYQSNSEQIDAFLAGKTDLAWVTAGDVFQMAGQDPDLKIIFLCDYSNGADGILGRGIKTPADLKGKTLARENVLFEKVFLRAYLEKGGLTEKDVNIKDMSAPAAATAFSNEKVDAAVTYEPFLSKALKEGGELIFSTKGTNLIADVLVTRSKLITDRRNDLKAFLKAADQGIKLLKAGDNSAIALASDRLGIEPGELREQLTGITLFDIEGNQSIAFNSNHSNNAISSFELVAKAAYDFKVVKQPLNVRSLYDDSLVKEL, encoded by the coding sequence ATGTCTAAGCTCCGATTTCTCACTCTATTCGCAGTGGCTTTAATCACAGTGTTTTGGACTGTAGCTTGCTCTCCCCAAGAGAACCAGCCACTCGCTGTATCTACAAATCCCTGGTCAGGCTACTCCGGGCATCATGTCGCGATCAAGAAAGGCTTTTATGGACAGGCTAAACTTCAGATTCAAGACATTCTCTATCAATCTAATAGCGAACAAATCGATGCGTTTCTAGCAGGGAAAACCGATTTGGCTTGGGTGACCGCAGGCGATGTCTTCCAAATGGCTGGACAAGATCCAGATCTGAAAATTATCTTTCTGTGCGACTACTCGAATGGAGCAGATGGCATCTTAGGACGCGGCATCAAAACGCCTGCTGATCTCAAAGGAAAAACGTTAGCGCGTGAAAATGTGCTGTTTGAGAAAGTGTTTCTCCGGGCTTACCTCGAAAAAGGGGGACTCACTGAGAAAGATGTCAATATCAAAGATATGTCTGCTCCTGCGGCGGCAACAGCCTTTAGTAACGAGAAAGTGGATGCCGCTGTCACGTATGAACCCTTTCTCTCTAAGGCACTCAAAGAAGGGGGAGAGCTTATCTTTAGTACGAAGGGCACGAATCTGATTGCAGATGTATTAGTCACACGATCGAAGCTGATCACCGATCGCCGAAATGATCTCAAAGCCTTTCTCAAAGCGGCGGATCAAGGCATCAAACTGTTAAAGGCTGGAGACAACTCTGCGATCGCACTTGCCTCGGATCGATTAGGGATTGAACCGGGTGAACTACGCGAACAACTCACCGGAATTACCTTGTTTGACATTGAGGGCAATCAATCGATCGCGTTTAATTCTAACCACTCGAATAACGCAATCAGCAGTTTTGAGCTGGTTGCAAAGGCAGCTTACGATTTCAAAGTGGTGAAACAGCCCCTCAATGTGCGATCACTCTATGATGATTCACTGGTGAAAGAACTTTAG
- a CDS encoding PilT protein domain protein (similar to AA sequence:cyanobase_aa:Cyan7425_2680) — protein MNLLLDTHTLLWYLQGDPKLSTAVAEILELTENNLYLSIASLWEIAIKLGIGKLELQFSYDELRNTLTQFGIEILSIQFEDTRQYLNLPLHHRDPFDRMLVAQAITRSLKLVSCDAVIDGYAVERLWV, from the coding sequence ATGAATTTGCTACTCGATACGCATACTCTTCTTTGGTACTTACAAGGCGATCCCAAACTAAGTACGGCTGTAGCCGAGATTCTTGAATTAACTGAAAACAATCTTTATCTAAGCATCGCCAGCTTATGGGAGATTGCAATCAAACTTGGAATCGGTAAATTAGAACTCCAGTTCTCATATGACGAACTCCGGAACACTCTGACACAATTTGGGATTGAAATCCTATCGATTCAGTTTGAAGACACACGGCAGTACTTAAATCTTCCTTTGCACCATCGCGATCCCTTCGATCGTATGTTAGTTGCTCAAGCTATCACTCGTTCTCTCAAATTAGTTAGCTGCGATGCGGTAATAGATGGCTATGCAGTTGAACGTTTATGGGTCTAA
- a CDS encoding hypothetical protein (hypothetical protein LYNGBM3L_32160;~similar to AA sequence:cyanobase_aa:LBDG_50700) — MKIHPFHRRVLGYLEPLPADLKDHAQASVLERTQLRVSKTITNLLRRSRGKQPMVWDPWILKDGDLYRMFYLQGVEGQTPWWFVSNVGGAISTDLEHWQDLGTLLTPSDQAWEAGRVCAGCAYKENGTYYLFYSAGGLEMPHLKNEGIGLAVSQDGVKFERISDRPLLIPDDTDPWYARCNSGGHFHWRDPYLIEDQGKYYLFICASARSRGDFQGSVGIAVADQITGPYKLLPPAIDIPDSMKEDWAYYHLERPQVIYRDGKYHLFFSCFKMFFNPEWVKTQQRVTNSSLYWYISDQITGPYKSIDPDNFIVEGSEKTGLYGTNFLQISTDPEEFIAYGWYHRVHTLEVSKTFRVKWDSPGNTIDSLVIYRSPA, encoded by the coding sequence ATGAAGATTCATCCGTTCCATCGGCGGGTCTTAGGATATCTCGAACCCTTACCCGCTGACTTAAAAGATCATGCTCAGGCAAGTGTCCTTGAGCGAACTCAACTCAGGGTCAGCAAAACGATTACAAATCTGCTGCGTCGATCGCGGGGCAAGCAACCGATGGTGTGGGACCCGTGGATTCTCAAAGACGGGGATCTCTATCGGATGTTTTATTTGCAGGGCGTAGAAGGACAAACTCCCTGGTGGTTTGTGAGCAACGTCGGGGGCGCGATTTCGACCGATCTAGAACACTGGCAAGATTTAGGAACCCTACTAACGCCGTCTGATCAAGCTTGGGAAGCGGGGCGAGTGTGTGCGGGCTGTGCTTACAAAGAAAACGGCACTTACTATCTGTTCTACTCGGCAGGCGGACTCGAAATGCCGCATCTGAAGAATGAGGGCATTGGATTAGCTGTTTCTCAAGATGGAGTGAAGTTTGAGCGTATTAGCGATCGACCCCTGCTGATTCCCGATGATACTGATCCTTGGTATGCTCGCTGTAATTCGGGCGGACACTTTCACTGGCGCGATCCCTATCTAATCGAGGATCAGGGGAAATACTATCTGTTTATTTGTGCATCAGCGCGATCGCGAGGTGATTTTCAAGGAAGTGTCGGAATTGCGGTGGCGGATCAAATTACGGGTCCGTACAAATTGCTGCCGCCTGCGATCGACATTCCCGATTCTATGAAAGAAGATTGGGCTTATTACCATCTAGAGCGACCTCAAGTGATTTATCGAGATGGAAAATATCATTTATTTTTCTCGTGTTTCAAAATGTTTTTCAATCCTGAATGGGTGAAGACACAGCAGCGTGTGACGAATTCTTCGCTGTATTGGTACATTTCAGATCAGATTACGGGTCCTTACAAGTCGATCGATCCCGATAATTTCATCGTCGAAGGCAGCGAAAAAACTGGACTCTACGGCACAAACTTTCTACAAATTTCAACTGATCCAGAAGAGTTCATTGCCTATGGCTGGTATCATCGTGTACACACACTAGAAGTTTCAAAAACATTCCGCGTGAAGTGGGACAGCCCAGGAAATACAATTGACTCTCTGGTGATTTATCGATCGCCTGCGTAA
- a CDS encoding hypothetical protein (similar to AA sequence:cyanobase_aa:Cyan7425_2681), which yields MSQAEILKSLQQLPEPLQQEVLHYIEFLKTRYAQSKPQQPEQPAKRRALGALKGKIKMADNFDAPLEDFQDYM from the coding sequence ATGTCTCAAGCCGAAATTTTAAAAAGCCTGCAACAACTCCCTGAACCTCTTCAGCAAGAAGTCCTGCATTACATCGAATTTCTCAAAACCCGATACGCGCAGTCCAAACCACAACAGCCTGAACAACCCGCCAAGCGAAGAGCGCTCGGTGCTTTAAAGGGAAAAATCAAGATGGCAGATAACTTTGATGCACCCCTTGAAGACTTCCAAGACTATATGTAA
- a CDS encoding hypothetical protein (similar to AA sequence:cyanobase_aa:cce_5001) yields the protein MNNSINTQMVESILQLIHSLPRAERNLLEQRLFEQFPELTTEELMQLSEQGGSFDFWHNEPEIYTFEDGEPIQW from the coding sequence ATGAACAACTCAATTAATACTCAAATGGTAGAGTCCATTCTCCAACTCATTCACTCTCTGCCTCGTGCCGAAAGAAATTTGTTAGAGCAACGGCTGTTTGAACAATTTCCTGAACTCACTACCGAAGAACTCATGCAGCTTTCAGAGCAAGGAGGCTCTTTCGACTTCTGGCATAACGAACCCGAAATCTACACCTTTGAAGATGGGGAACCCATCCAATGGTAG
- a CDS encoding bifunctional aconitate hydratase 2/2-methylisocitrate dehydratase (similar to AA sequence:cyanobase_aa:LBDG_15380), translating to MLESYRQHAAERAALGIPPLPLSPQQTSELCELLKSPPAGEEAFLLSLLRDRVPPGVDQAAYVKAGFLSAIAKEEVTSPLVSPKEAVELLGTMMGGYNVHSLIELLKSPNPEIAETATAALSKTLLVYDAFHDVQELADSGNSYAQNVLNSWANADWFTSRPPLPEVITVTVFKVPGETNTDDLSPATHATTRPDIPLHALAMLETRQPGSLETIVQLKQKGHPLAYVGDVVGTGSSRKSAINSVLWHIGEDIPFVPNKRSAGYILGGKIAPIFFNTAEDSGALPIECDVTKLETGDVITIYPYKGEIQNEAGEVISTFTLKPDTILDEVRAGGRIPLLIGRTLTDKIRSTLGLPISDLFVRPQMPTDTGKGFTLAQKMVGKACGLPGVRPGTSCEPIMTTVGSQDTTGPMTRDELKELACLGFSADLVMQSFCHTAAYPKPVDIKTHHDLPDFINSRGGVSLRPGDGIIHSWLNRMLLPDTVGTGGDSHTRFPLGISFPAGSGLVAFAAALGAMPLDMPESVLVRFKGKLQPGVTLRDVVNAIPYVAMQQGKLTVAKENKKNVYSGKIIEMEGLPDLQLEQAFELTDATAERSAAGCTIALSVETVSEYLRSNVALLKNMVARGYGDARTILRRVRKMEEWLADPHLLQADSDAEYADIIEVDLDQIKEPIVAAPNDPDNIKLMTECAGDPIHEVFIGSCMTNIGHYRAAAKILEGAGVAKAKLWIAPPTRMDEQHLRAEGIYDIFQATGARTEMPGCSLCMGNQARVDDGVTVFSTSTRNFNNRMGKGAQVYLGSAELAAVCALLGKIPTIEEYMNVVQAKIDPFASDLYRYLNFDRISGFEDEGRVLSKEEEAKLIASVS from the coding sequence ATGCTTGAATCTTACCGCCAACACGCCGCTGAACGGGCTGCATTAGGAATTCCACCGCTTCCTCTGAGTCCGCAGCAAACTTCAGAATTGTGTGAATTGCTCAAGTCTCCGCCTGCGGGTGAAGAAGCGTTTTTACTGTCTCTGTTGCGCGATCGCGTTCCACCAGGAGTCGATCAAGCCGCTTACGTCAAAGCTGGATTTTTGAGCGCGATCGCCAAAGAAGAAGTCACGAGTCCGCTGGTGTCTCCCAAAGAAGCGGTTGAACTGCTCGGCACAATGATGGGCGGCTACAATGTCCACTCTTTGATCGAATTACTCAAGTCACCGAATCCTGAAATTGCAGAAACGGCAACAGCGGCTCTCAGTAAAACGCTGCTCGTGTATGATGCGTTCCACGATGTTCAGGAACTGGCAGACAGTGGAAATTCTTATGCTCAGAATGTGTTGAATTCTTGGGCGAATGCAGATTGGTTTACGAGTCGTCCGCCGTTGCCTGAAGTGATTACCGTAACGGTGTTCAAAGTTCCAGGTGAGACGAATACAGATGACTTGTCTCCTGCGACTCATGCGACAACTCGCCCAGATATTCCACTTCATGCGCTGGCAATGTTGGAAACGCGGCAACCGGGATCGCTTGAAACGATCGTACAACTGAAACAAAAAGGTCATCCGCTGGCTTATGTGGGTGATGTGGTTGGAACGGGATCGTCGCGCAAATCAGCGATTAACTCGGTACTGTGGCACATTGGCGAAGATATTCCATTTGTTCCAAATAAGCGATCGGCAGGTTACATTCTCGGTGGCAAGATTGCACCAATTTTTTTCAACACAGCGGAAGATTCGGGAGCTTTACCGATCGAATGTGATGTCACTAAACTTGAAACGGGTGATGTGATCACGATTTATCCCTACAAAGGTGAAATCCAGAATGAAGCGGGTGAAGTGATTTCGACCTTCACGCTCAAGCCCGATACGATTTTGGATGAAGTTCGGGCAGGGGGACGGATTCCGCTGCTGATTGGAAGAACCTTGACCGATAAGATTCGATCGACATTAGGCTTACCGATTTCGGATCTGTTTGTTCGTCCTCAGATGCCAACCGATACCGGAAAAGGGTTCACCCTCGCTCAGAAAATGGTGGGTAAAGCCTGTGGTCTTCCCGGTGTTCGTCCTGGCACTTCTTGTGAACCGATCATGACCACAGTGGGATCACAAGATACAACTGGACCGATGACCCGCGACGAATTGAAAGAACTTGCCTGTCTCGGTTTCAGTGCCGATCTGGTGATGCAAAGTTTCTGTCACACGGCAGCCTATCCAAAACCCGTAGACATCAAAACGCATCACGATCTCCCTGACTTTATCAATTCTCGTGGCGGCGTTTCCCTGCGTCCGGGTGATGGAATTATCCACTCCTGGCTGAATCGAATGCTCCTTCCCGATACCGTTGGAACAGGGGGCGATTCGCATACCCGATTCCCACTTGGCATCTCGTTCCCGGCTGGTTCAGGATTAGTCGCGTTCGCTGCTGCGCTTGGTGCAATGCCGCTTGATATGCCTGAATCCGTTCTCGTTCGATTCAAAGGTAAATTACAACCCGGTGTTACTCTGCGTGATGTGGTGAATGCCATTCCTTATGTTGCAATGCAGCAAGGAAAACTCACCGTTGCTAAAGAGAACAAAAAGAATGTTTACTCTGGCAAAATTATCGAGATGGAAGGATTGCCAGATCTGCAATTAGAGCAAGCGTTTGAGCTAACGGATGCAACGGCAGAACGATCGGCAGCGGGATGTACGATCGCGCTTTCAGTCGAAACCGTTTCCGAATATCTCCGCTCCAATGTTGCCCTGCTCAAAAACATGGTCGCTCGTGGCTACGGGGATGCTCGTACTATCCTGCGCCGCGTTCGCAAAATGGAAGAGTGGTTAGCCGATCCGCATCTATTACAAGCCGATTCCGATGCCGAATATGCAGACATTATTGAAGTCGATTTGGATCAGATCAAAGAACCGATCGTCGCTGCTCCAAACGATCCCGATAACATCAAACTGATGACCGAATGTGCAGGCGATCCGATTCACGAAGTCTTTATCGGTTCCTGCATGACCAACATTGGACATTACCGCGCCGCTGCCAAAATCCTCGAAGGTGCTGGAGTCGCCAAAGCAAAACTCTGGATTGCTCCCCCCACTCGAATGGACGAACAGCACCTCAGAGCCGAAGGCATTTATGACATCTTCCAAGCCACCGGAGCACGAACTGAAATGCCTGGATGCTCGCTCTGTATGGGCAACCAAGCACGAGTCGATGACGGTGTAACCGTGTTCTCAACCTCGACCCGTAACTTTAACAACCGGATGGGTAAAGGCGCTCAGGTTTATCTTGGTTCTGCGGAACTGGCGGCGGTTTGTGCGCTTCTCGGTAAGATTCCGACGATCGAGGAATACATGAACGTTGTCCAGGCGAAAATCGATCCGTTTGCATCGGATTTATATCGTTATCTGAACTTCGATCGTATTTCTGGCTTTGAGGATGAAGGTCGCGTGTTGTCAAAAGAAGAAGAAGCGAAACTGATTGCCAGCGTGAGCTAA
- a CDS encoding hydroxyneurosporene-O-methyltransferase (similar to AA sequence:cyanobase_aa:Tery_2966), giving the protein MTAILSNSASEMEAKKQLFDMILAFVKSQCLYVAARLGIYNLLQDEGEQSLSTIAQKTNTDPERLYFVLRALAHTGVLQEKPDRIFAPTVMSNLMVTNKGASIGHLAMHLLEPAQWNAWNMLEESLRTGEVPFERANGQGVYEFCQSDEWSGDVFIKAMSFFTAHSIDALLETYDFSRFGTVMDVGGGQGGLIAGIVKRFGCKGILFDVPYVAATAPAYLEQQGIEPGAIDIITGDVFVEIPTGADAIVMKYFISAWNDEDAAKILHNCKKALPPHGRIVLLQAFVPDLDEPKTAPDGIMPGIFAVQINVAVPGGGWRTKKHFQALFEQCGFRLEQVVDTETNLSAMEFSIAES; this is encoded by the coding sequence ATGACAGCGATACTCTCGAATTCCGCCTCTGAAATGGAAGCAAAAAAGCAACTGTTTGACATGATTTTGGCGTTTGTCAAAAGTCAGTGTCTCTATGTTGCGGCTCGTTTAGGGATCTATAACTTGCTACAGGACGAAGGAGAGCAAAGCTTAAGCACGATCGCACAAAAAACAAACACTGATCCAGAACGGCTTTACTTTGTTCTGCGAGCCTTAGCGCATACGGGTGTGCTGCAAGAAAAGCCCGATCGCATCTTTGCCCCAACCGTGATGTCTAATTTAATGGTGACGAACAAAGGAGCCTCGATCGGGCATTTAGCCATGCACTTACTTGAGCCTGCTCAGTGGAATGCTTGGAACATGCTCGAAGAATCGCTGCGTACTGGGGAAGTGCCCTTCGAGCGGGCAAACGGTCAAGGAGTTTACGAATTTTGTCAGAGTGACGAGTGGAGTGGCGATGTCTTTATCAAAGCCATGAGCTTTTTTACCGCACATTCGATCGATGCTTTGCTAGAGACTTATGATTTCAGTCGCTTTGGAACGGTGATGGATGTCGGTGGTGGACAAGGCGGATTGATTGCTGGAATTGTGAAACGGTTTGGCTGTAAAGGGATTTTGTTTGATGTGCCTTATGTTGCGGCAACCGCCCCCGCTTACTTAGAGCAACAAGGAATTGAACCAGGAGCGATCGACATTATCACGGGCGATGTGTTTGTCGAAATTCCAACAGGCGCAGATGCGATCGTGATGAAGTATTTCATTTCTGCTTGGAACGACGAAGATGCCGCGAAAATTCTGCACAACTGTAAGAAAGCCTTGCCGCCCCACGGTCGAATCGTTCTGCTTCAAGCGTTCGTGCCGGATCTGGATGAGCCAAAGACGGCACCCGATGGCATTATGCCGGGAATTTTTGCGGTGCAGATTAACGTTGCTGTACCCGGTGGCGGATGGCGCACGAAGAAACACTTCCAAGCTTTGTTTGAACAGTGCGGCTTCCGGCTCGAACAAGTGGTAGATACAGAAACGAATCTTTCTGCAATGGAATTCAGTATTGCTGAGTCATGA
- a CDS encoding arginine biosynthesis bifunctional protein ArgJ (similar to AA sequence:cyanobase_aa:LBDG_34970) produces the protein MADWQQIEGGITAPKGYKAAGITAGLKPSGLPDLALIVSDVDAIAAGVFTTSQVRAACVDYCRERLQTKSNCRAILCNAGQANAATGAQGMIDALESAQLISQALNLASDTILLASTGVIGQRIKMDVLRSAIPNLVASLSETGNAAASKAITTTDLVTKSIALETTIGDRPVRIGGIAKGSGMIHPNMATMLAFVTCDAAVSSHLWQEMLSRAADRSFNQITVDGDTSTNDSLIALANGQSRTPAITEPGTEADKLEAMLTEVCIYLAKAIARDGEGATCLIEVQVTGAADDESARKVARTIAGSSLVKSAIFGRDPNWGRIAGAAGRADITFDQEDLQIKLGEFVLMQNGQPQMFDRPGASEYLKQQAAKSSDGDRQLLDHPVIISASIGNGTGNGKAWGCDLSYDYVKINAEYTT, from the coding sequence ATGGCAGACTGGCAGCAAATCGAGGGCGGAATCACAGCCCCTAAAGGCTACAAAGCAGCAGGAATCACCGCAGGACTTAAACCTTCTGGTTTACCCGATCTCGCTTTAATCGTTTCGGATGTAGACGCGATCGCGGCTGGCGTGTTCACGACTTCCCAAGTTCGCGCTGCCTGCGTCGATTACTGCCGCGAACGGCTCCAAACCAAATCCAACTGCCGAGCGATTCTCTGTAATGCGGGACAAGCTAATGCTGCCACGGGTGCACAAGGAATGATTGATGCGCTCGAATCGGCTCAATTGATTTCGCAAGCTTTGAATCTCGCCTCTGATACGATTTTGCTGGCTTCAACGGGCGTAATTGGTCAGCGAATCAAGATGGATGTATTGCGATCGGCAATTCCCAATCTCGTCGCGAGTCTAAGCGAAACTGGAAATGCTGCGGCTTCTAAAGCGATTACAACTACAGATTTAGTCACGAAATCGATCGCATTAGAAACGACGATCGGCGATCGACCTGTTCGGATTGGTGGAATCGCCAAAGGTTCTGGAATGATCCATCCGAACATGGCGACAATGTTAGCTTTCGTCACTTGCGATGCCGCCGTTTCTTCTCATTTGTGGCAAGAGATGTTAAGTCGTGCTGCCGATCGCAGTTTTAATCAAATTACAGTCGATGGGGATACCAGCACGAATGATAGTTTGATTGCATTAGCAAATGGACAATCGAGAACGCCTGCAATTACGGAACCGGGAACCGAAGCGGACAAGCTCGAAGCAATGCTGACCGAAGTTTGTATCTATTTGGCGAAAGCGATCGCACGAGATGGAGAAGGTGCAACTTGTTTGATCGAAGTTCAGGTGACGGGGGCAGCAGATGATGAATCGGCGCGGAAAGTGGCTCGCACGATCGCGGGTTCATCATTAGTGAAATCTGCAATTTTTGGACGTGATCCGAACTGGGGCAGAATTGCAGGAGCCGCAGGACGAGCAGATATCACGTTTGACCAAGAAGATTTGCAGATTAAACTCGGTGAGTTTGTTTTGATGCAGAATGGGCAGCCGCAAATGTTCGATCGACCAGGCGCAAGTGAGTATTTGAAGCAGCAAGCCGCGAAGAGTTCGGATGGCGATCGACAATTGCTGGATCATCCGGTGATTATCTCAGCGAGCATTGGAAACGGGACAGGGAATGGAAAAGCTTGGGGCTGTGATCTGAGCTATGACTATGTGAAAATCAACGCTGAGTACACGACTTAG
- a CDS encoding PilT protein-like protein (similar to AA sequence:cyanobase_aa:Ava_3324) — protein MGQLNLPDSSLIYLDTVTIIYSVERFPSYITLLDPMWQQLQSSRFQVITSELALLETLVLPIRQNNRVLLSRYETLLTLSEVNLIPISQSILRSAANIRAEANLRTPDAIHAATAIESGCTMFLTNDLGFRRIANFPVVILQDILDS, from the coding sequence ATGGGACAGCTAAACCTACCCGACTCAAGCCTCATATACCTCGATACTGTCACCATCATTTACAGCGTTGAAAGATTCCCAAGCTACATCACTCTTCTTGATCCAATGTGGCAACAACTTCAATCAAGTAGATTCCAAGTCATCACAAGTGAACTAGCACTACTCGAAACCTTAGTACTACCCATTCGTCAAAACAACAGAGTCCTATTGAGTCGCTACGAAACCCTCCTAACCTTATCAGAAGTCAACCTCATCCCGATCTCCCAATCCATTCTCAGAAGTGCCGCAAACATCCGCGCAGAAGCAAACCTTAGAACTCCTGATGCCATTCATGCTGCAACTGCGATCGAAAGTGGGTGCACAATGTTTCTGACAAATGATCTCGGATTTCGGAGAATTGCAAACTTTCCAGTCGTAATTCTTCAGGATATCCTTGACTCGTAA
- a CDS encoding hypothetical protein (similar to AA sequence:cyanobase_aa:Ava_3273), translating to MNKKQLSERDICTKYITPALVRAGWNILTQVREEFALTQGRIVVRGKLHTRAQNKRADYVLFYKPNIPIAIIEAKDNTHTLGDGMQQGLGYAEMLQVPFVFSSNGDGFLFHNKIATDGTNTTCSGACERELSLNEFPSPEQLWQEWAKHQGLTEQQESLVIQDYYSDGSNKTPRYYQLLAINKTIEAIAKGQNRILLVMATGTGKTFTAFQIIWRLWKSKTKKRILFLADRNILVDQTMTNDFKPFGGAMTKIQKRQANKAYEIYLSLYQAVTGSEEEQNIYKQFSPDFFDLIIVDECHRGSAAADSAWRQILEYFASATQIGLTATPKETKAVSNIDYFGEPIYTYSLKQGIEDGFLAPYKVVRFDLDKDLSGWRPSKGTIDKHGNEIEDRIYNQRDFDRTLVLEKRTQLVARKITEFLKQTNRFDKKGIPFLKVYNLKVYNIRDQKLDFQYKPQFVDEEWHLKAKRSCLKPGDVIMNIVGPPLGKVAIIPEGFPEYNCNQAIVFFRPVIQSLNKYLYLYLLAGKFLEKIELIGTAGQDNISVTKSRSIPIPLPPLAEQKRIVAKVDRLMSLCDRLEQQIDAATDKRTELLNALIAQV from the coding sequence ATGAATAAGAAGCAACTCTCTGAGCGGGATATCTGCACAAAGTACATTACGCCAGCGCTAGTCAGAGCAGGTTGGAATATTCTGACTCAGGTGCGTGAAGAATTTGCGCTGACTCAGGGGCGGATTGTTGTTCGGGGTAAATTGCATACTCGTGCTCAGAATAAACGGGCGGATTATGTGTTGTTTTACAAGCCGAATATCCCGATCGCAATTATTGAGGCGAAAGACAACACTCATACGTTGGGTGATGGGATGCAGCAGGGACTTGGATATGCAGAAATGCTTCAGGTTCCGTTTGTGTTTAGTTCTAACGGGGATGGCTTTCTGTTTCACAACAAGATTGCAACCGATGGCACGAACACTACGTGCAGCGGAGCTTGCGAGCGGGAACTGAGCTTGAATGAGTTTCCGTCACCGGAGCAGCTTTGGCAAGAGTGGGCGAAACATCAAGGATTGACTGAGCAGCAAGAGAGCTTAGTGATTCAGGATTATTACAGTGACGGCAGTAACAAAACGCCGCGTTACTATCAGTTGCTTGCGATTAATAAAACGATCGAAGCGATCGCGAAAGGTCAGAATCGGATTTTGCTCGTGATGGCGACAGGGACAGGGAAAACCTTTACCGCATTTCAGATTATTTGGCGGCTGTGGAAGTCGAAGACCAAAAAACGGATTCTGTTTCTTGCCGATCGCAATATTTTGGTGGATCAAACGATGACCAATGATTTCAAACCCTTTGGGGGTGCGATGACGAAGATCCAGAAGCGGCAAGCGAATAAAGCGTATGAAATTTATCTGTCGCTGTATCAGGCTGTGACCGGAAGCGAAGAAGAGCAGAACATTTATAAGCAATTTAGCCCGGATTTTTTTGATCTGATTATTGTGGATGAGTGCCATCGGGGAAGCGCAGCGGCAGATTCGGCATGGCGGCAGATTTTAGAGTACTTTGCCTCTGCAACTCAGATCGGACTGACAGCAACGCCTAAAGAAACGAAAGCGGTTTCTAATATTGATTACTTTGGAGAACCGATCTATACGTACTCGTTGAAACAGGGAATTGAAGACGGGTTTCTGGCTCCTTATAAAGTCGTGCGGTTTGATTTGGATAAGGATCTGTCGGGGTGGCGACCGAGTAAAGGCACGATCGACAAACATGGCAATGAGATTGAAGACCGGATTTATAATCAACGGGATTTCGATCGAACATTGGTGCTAGAGAAACGAACGCAATTGGTCGCTCGGAAGATTACGGAATTTTTGAAGCAGACGAATCGGTTTGATAAAAAGGGCATTCCCTTCTTAAAGGTATACAACTTGAAGGTATACAACATCAGAGATCAGAAGCTTGATTTTCAATATAAACCTCAATTCGTAGATGAAGAGTGGCATTTGAAAGCAAAGCGTTCGTGCTTGAAACCAGGTGATGTCATTATGAACATAGTGGGACCGCCTTTAGGCAAAGTAGCAATCATTCCAGAAGGCTTTCCTGAATATAATTGCAACCAAGCCATTGTATTTTTTAGACCTGTGATTCAGTCTTTGAACAAGTATTTATATTTGTATTTACTTGCAGGAAAGTTTCTAGAAAAAATTGAGTTGATAGGAACCGCAGGACAGGACAATATTTCAGTTACTAAAAGCCGCTCGATTCCTATTCCTCTTCCACCTCTTGCTGAGCAGAAGCGCATTGTTGCTAAAGTCGATCGACTTATGAGTTTATGCGATCGCTTAGAACAACAAATCGATGCCGCCACAGACAAACGAACCGAGCTACTCAACGCATTAATCGCACAAGTCTAA